The genomic segment ATAGGTACGCCCCAGATACTCTCCCAGAGTACCTATGCCGATAAGCTGCAAACCGCCCAGAAATGATACGACCACCATCAGCGAAGCATAACCGGGCACATCTATGCCCATGAACAGAACCTGAATCAAAATTTTAAGCGTCAAAATAAAGGACACACCGGCCACCAGTGCGCCGACATAAGTCCAGATACGCAGCGGCACGGTTCCAAAACTGGTCATACCTTCCAGAGCAAAATTCCATAATTTCCAGCCGTTGAATTTCGATTCGCCGGCAACCCTTTCTTCACGCACATAATCGATCTGCGTGGTTTTGAACCCGACCCATGCAAAAAGCCCTTTCATGAACCGCTTGGATTCAGGAAGAGTGTTCAGAGCCTCCACAACCTGCCGGGTCATTAATCTATAGTCTCCCACATTATCGGGTATGGGCGGCGATGAAATTTTATTGTTCAGCTGATAGAAGCATTTTGCAGAAAAGCGTTTGCAGAAAGAGTCACTGTCCCTGTTGC from the Maridesulfovibrio zosterae DSM 11974 genome contains:
- a CDS encoding glycosyltransferase family 2 protein, which translates into the protein MSENKLLSLIVPVYNEESVLSMFMQRVSGVVENIAGIEAEYIFINDGSTDKTLINLIALKETYPQIKIIDFSRNFGKEAALTAGLQYAKGDITIPIDADLQDPPELIVNMIEKWQQGFDVVLAHRSNRDSDSFCKRFSAKCFYQLNNKISSPPIPDNVGDYRLMTRQVVEALNTLPESKRFMKGLFAWVGFKTTQIDYVREERVAGESKFNGWKLWNFALEGMTSFGTVPLRIWTYVGALVAGVSFILTLKILIQVLFMGIDVPGYASLMVVVSFLGGLQLIGIGTLGEYLGRTYMESKNRPVFIVRDIL